One Nicotiana sylvestris chromosome 12, ASM39365v2, whole genome shotgun sequence genomic window carries:
- the LOC138883749 gene encoding uncharacterized protein, translated as MANQVIIGALFQERTSQVRPPYFNGQHFSHWKVRMEIFAKAYDVKVWRVIKKGNYPLPASTPPLADPDDIDSYSKEQLEVVQVNNKARNLLHNAISGEEYEKISSCDTAKEMWDKHEVTYEETNKVKETHINMLVHDYELFSMKKGEFIEEMFARFSKIISDLKAFGKPYTSGDQVRKILRSLPITWQTKVVTLESQNLNKLSYDELQGELIAFERTHLKKTNQEEKKKIVAFKTSTKMAENEIDDLEALQEEIAMMSRNMDGLMRKYRNTKKGRYPPRRSRQYNEQDKNDGKCYECEKFGHIQAECPELKRKISRGFNKNKSFGSWSDEDDSGHEEIANLCFMTILENEINKTSGCWTNEDDSDDENENCFMARGETSEVRSYDCERCNELQDILDSTLKESQKMMNELKRHTREVKD; from the coding sequence atggcaaATCAGGTTATCATAGGAGCTCTTTTTCAGGAAAGAACTTCACAAGTTAGACCACCATACTTCAATGGACAACATTTCTCTCACTGGAAAGTACGAATGGAAATCTTTGCTAAAGCTTACGATGTCAAAGTCTGGAGAGTCATCAAAAAGGGAAACTATCCCCTACCGGCTAGCACTCCACCACTTGCTGATCCTGATGATATAGATTCATACTCAAAAGAGCAACTGGAAGTGGTACAAGTGAATAACAAGGCAAGAAACCTGCTTCATAATGCTATAAGTGGTGAAGAATACGAGAAAATATCGAGTTGTGACACAGCCAAAGAGATGTGGGACAAACATGAGGTCACCTATGAGGAAACCAACAAAGTAAAGGAAACACACATCAACATGCTAGTTCATGATTATGAACTATTCTCAATGAAAAAAGGAGAATTCATTGAAGAGATGTTTGCcaggtttagcaaaataattagcGACTTAAAGGCATTTGGCAAACCCTACACCAGTGGTGATCAAGTAAGAAAAATTCTCAGAAGTCTGCCAATCACTTGGCAGACCAAAGTAGTCACACTGGAATCTCAAAACCTAAACAAATTATCCTATGATGAACTACAAGGAGAACTCATTGCTTTTGAAAGAACGCATCTGAAAAAGACAAatcaagaagagaaaaagaaaatagttgcGTTCAAAACCTCTACTAAAATGGCTGAAAATGAAATTGATGATCTTGAAGCTCTACAAGAAGAGATTGCTATGATGTCTAGAAATATGGATGGACTGATGAGAAAATACAGAAACACAAAGAAAGGAAGATACCCACCAAGACGATCCAGACAATACAACGAACAGGACAAGAACGATGGAAAATGCTACGAATGTGAAAAATTTGGGCATATTCAAGCTGAATGCCCAGAATTGAAAAGGAAGATCTCTAGAGGCTTCAACAAGAACAAATCCTTCGGAAGCTGGAGCGATGAGGATGACTCTGGACATGAAGAAATAGCAAATCTTTGCTTCATGACAATTctggaaaatgaaataaacaaaactTCAGGATGCTGGACAAATGAAGACGATTCAGATGATGAGAATGAGAATTGTTTCATGGCACGAGGTGAAACTAGTGAGGTACGATCTTATGACTGTGAAAGATGTAATGAATTACAGGATATTCTTGATTCAACCTTGAAAGAGtctcaaaaaatgatgaatgagCTTAAAAGACATACTAGGGAGGTTAAAGACTGA